A genomic segment from Spinacia oleracea cultivar Varoflay chromosome 3, BTI_SOV_V1, whole genome shotgun sequence encodes:
- the LOC130470203 gene encoding uncharacterized protein translates to MFKKFASHKPPTYDGKPDPTEFEEWISDMEKLFDATQCPEKWKVNYVVFYLKGQANLWWKSVKGVQNEPGFGWEKLTEAMREQFYPYSLQMQMESEFIKLSQGKKNVLEYAVKFNELARFAPDLVTTDRQRMNRFEGGLSIEIRDRLSSSRISTFQELYDRAINVERIIKLREETYGKRKGSFEENQPNNKKQNVNVSYQGGNNGNQSFNKNRGCAKCGRWNHTEKECRIGTRDCFKCGSKDHQIRDCPQIHREQGDRRNDENKGNGGTTNFNRNPPRGTTSNGRVFLMQGKDDDANDNDDFASME, encoded by the coding sequence ATGTTCAAGAAGTTCGCTTCTCATAAACCCCCTACTTATGATGGCAAGCCAGACCCTACTGAATTTGAGGAATGGATTAGCGATATGGAGAAGTTATTTGATGCAACTCAATGCCCCGAGAAATGGAAGGTCAACTATGTTGTCTTTTACTTGAAAGGACAAGCCAACCTGTGGTGGAAAAGTGTTAAAGGAGTCCAAAATGAGCCTGGTTTTGGTTGGGAAAAACTGACGGAAGCTATGCGGGAACAATTTTACCCCTATTCTCTACAAATGCAAATGGAATCGGAATTTATCAAATTGAGTCAAGGAAAGAAAAATGTTCTAGAATATGCAGTGAAATTCAATGAGCTTGCTCGATTTGCCCCTGACCTGGTGACTACCGATAGGCAAAGGATGAATCGATTTGAAGGAGGATTAAGCATTGAGATCCGTGATCGTCTTTCGAGTTCTAGAATTTCCACTTTCCAAGAGTTGTACGATCGAGCAATTAACGTCGAAAGAATTATCAAGCTTCGAGAAGAAACATATGGAAAACGAAAAGGGAGCTTCGAAGAAAATCAACCGAACAATAAGAAACAAAATGTCAATGTCAGCTATCAAGGAGGGAATAACGGAAACCAAAGCTTCAACAAGAATCGTGGATGCGCCAAGTGTGGAAGATGGAACCATACTGAGAAAGAATGTCGAATTGGTACGCGagattgcttcaaatgtggtagCAAAGATCACCAAATCAGAGATTGTCCTCAAATACATCGAGAGCAAGGTGATAGGAGAAACGATGAAAACAAAGGAAATGGTGGCACTACAAATTTCAACCGTAATCCCCCACGTGGAACAACTTCGAATGGAAGAGTGTTTTTAATGCAAGGAAAAGACgatgacgcaaatgacaatgaCGACTTCGCTAGTATGGAGTAA